A DNA window from Pseudomonas sp. GD03919 contains the following coding sequences:
- the recG gene encoding ATP-dependent DNA helicase RecG: MSELSAVSVTALKGVGAALAEKLAKVGLENLQDVLFHLPLRYQDRTRITPIGALRPGQDAVVEGIVAGADVVMGRRRSLLVRLQDGSGTLSLRFFHFSQAQKEGLKRGTTLRCYGEVRPGATGLEIYHPEYRAQSSDEPAPVEQSLTPIYPTTEGLTQQRLRQLSQQALARMGPRSLPDWLPDELARDYHLAPLDEAIRYLHRPPPDADVEELAEGRHWAQHRLAFEELLTHQLSLQRLREQVRAQQAPALPPAKKLPQQYLANLGFAPTGAQQRVGAEIAYDLAQSEPMLRLVQGDVGAGKTVVAALAALQALEAGYQVALMAPTEILAEQHFLNFSKWLTPLGLDVAWLAGKLKGKARASALEQIASGCPMVVGTHALFQDEVKFKRLALVIIDEQHRFGVQQRLALRQKGIDGRLCPHQLIMTATPIPRTLAMSAYADLDTSILDELPPGRTPVNTLVIADSRRDEVVERVRNACQQGRQAYWVCTLIEESEELTCQAAETSYEELSAALGELRVGLIHGRMKPAEKAAVMDEFKQGNLQLLVATTVIEVGVDVPNASLMIIENPERLGLAQLHQLRGRVGRGSAASHCVLLYHAPLSQLGRERLAIMRETTDGFVIAEKDLELRGPGEMLGTRQTGLLQFKVADLMRDADLLPAVRDAAQALLQHWPQHVAPLLERWLRHGQQYGQV; encoded by the coding sequence GTGAGCGAGCTGTCAGCGGTTTCCGTCACCGCGCTGAAAGGCGTAGGCGCCGCGCTGGCGGAAAAACTGGCCAAGGTTGGCCTGGAAAATCTGCAGGACGTGCTGTTTCACCTGCCGCTGCGCTACCAGGATCGCACCCGCATCACCCCCATTGGCGCCCTGCGACCCGGGCAGGATGCGGTGGTCGAGGGCATCGTTGCCGGTGCCGACGTGGTCATGGGCCGCCGGCGCAGCCTGCTGGTGCGTCTGCAGGACGGCAGCGGCACGCTGAGCCTGCGTTTCTTCCACTTCAGCCAGGCGCAGAAGGAAGGTCTCAAACGTGGCACCACCCTGCGCTGCTACGGCGAAGTACGCCCCGGCGCCACCGGCCTGGAGATCTACCACCCGGAGTACCGCGCGCAGAGCAGCGACGAACCGGCCCCGGTGGAGCAGAGCCTGACGCCCATCTACCCGACCACCGAAGGTCTGACCCAGCAACGCCTGCGCCAGCTCAGCCAGCAGGCATTGGCGCGCATGGGCCCACGCAGCCTGCCGGACTGGCTGCCTGACGAGCTGGCCCGCGACTATCACCTGGCGCCGCTGGATGAGGCCATCCGTTACCTGCACCGGCCGCCGCCGGACGCCGATGTCGAAGAACTCGCCGAGGGCCGTCATTGGGCCCAGCATCGCCTGGCCTTTGAGGAACTGCTCACTCATCAGCTGTCCCTGCAACGCCTGCGTGAACAGGTGCGTGCGCAACAGGCGCCGGCGCTGCCGCCAGCGAAGAAGCTGCCGCAGCAATACCTGGCCAACCTCGGCTTCGCCCCCACCGGCGCGCAGCAGCGCGTGGGGGCCGAGATCGCCTACGACCTGGCGCAAAGCGAGCCGATGCTGCGCCTGGTGCAGGGCGACGTCGGTGCCGGCAAGACGGTGGTCGCCGCCCTGGCTGCATTGCAGGCGCTGGAGGCCGGCTACCAGGTGGCACTGATGGCGCCCACCGAAATCCTCGCCGAGCAGCACTTCCTCAACTTCAGCAAATGGCTGACACCGCTGGGCCTGGACGTCGCCTGGCTGGCCGGCAAACTCAAGGGCAAGGCCCGCGCCAGTGCACTGGAACAGATCGCCAGCGGCTGCCCGATGGTGGTCGGCACCCATGCCCTGTTCCAGGACGAGGTGAAGTTCAAGCGCCTGGCCCTGGTGATCATCGACGAGCAGCACCGCTTCGGCGTGCAGCAACGCCTGGCCTTGCGCCAGAAAGGCATCGACGGCCGCCTCTGCCCGCATCAGCTGATCATGACCGCCACACCCATCCCGCGCACCCTGGCGATGAGCGCCTACGCCGATCTGGATACCTCGATTCTCGACGAGCTGCCGCCGGGACGTACACCGGTCAACACCCTGGTGATCGCCGACAGCCGCCGCGATGAGGTGGTCGAGCGCGTGCGCAACGCCTGCCAGCAGGGGCGCCAGGCCTACTGGGTGTGCACGCTGATCGAAGAGTCCGAGGAACTGACCTGCCAGGCTGCGGAAACCAGCTACGAGGAGCTGTCCGCGGCCCTCGGCGAACTGCGCGTCGGGCTGATCCACGGGCGCATGAAGCCGGCGGAAAAAGCTGCGGTGATGGATGAATTCAAGCAGGGCAACTTGCAACTGCTGGTGGCCACCACGGTAATCGAGGTGGGCGTCGACGTCCCCAACGCCAGCCTGATGATCATCGAAAACCCCGAGCGCCTGGGCCTGGCCCAGCTGCACCAGTTGCGTGGCCGGGTCGGTCGTGGCAGCGCCGCCAGCCACTGCGTGCTGCTCTATCACGCACCGCTGTCGCAACTGGGCCGCGAACGCCTGGCGATCATGCGTGAAACCACCGATGGCTTCGTTATCGCCGAGAAGGATCTGGAACTGCGCGGCCCAGGGGAAATGCTCGGTACCCGGCAGACCGGTCTGCTGCAGTTCAAGGTCGCCGACCTGATGCGCGATGCCGACCTGCTGCCCGCCGTGCGTGACGCCGCGCAGGCACTTTTGCAACATTGGCCACAACATGTAGCGCCATTGTTGGAACGCTGGTTGCGTCATGGCCAGCAATACGGTCAAGTGTGA
- a CDS encoding hydrogen peroxide-inducible genes activator — protein MTLTELRYIVTLAQEQHFGRAAERCHVSQPTLSVGVKKLEDELGVLIFERSKSAVRLTPVGEGIVTQAQKVLEQAQGIRELAQAGKNQLAAPLKIGAIYTVGPYLFPHLIPQLHRVAPDMPLYIEENFTHILRDKLRTGELDAIIIALPFQEADVLTKPLYDEPFYALLPAGHPWAAMETIDTKLLNDKSLLLLGEGHCFRDQVLEACPTLRKSGDDHGKHTTVESSSLETIRHMVASGLGVSILPFSAVDSHHYAPGVIEVRPLSAPVPFRTVAIAWRASFPRPNAIEVLADSIRLCSVARSPQTKSA, from the coding sequence ATGACCCTCACCGAACTGCGCTACATCGTCACCCTCGCCCAGGAACAGCATTTCGGCCGCGCCGCCGAGCGCTGCCATGTCAGTCAGCCGACCCTGTCGGTCGGCGTGAAGAAGCTGGAGGACGAGCTCGGCGTGCTGATCTTCGAGCGCAGCAAGAGCGCCGTGCGTCTGACACCGGTCGGTGAGGGCATCGTCACCCAGGCACAGAAAGTGCTGGAGCAGGCCCAGGGCATTCGCGAACTGGCCCAGGCCGGCAAGAACCAGTTGGCTGCACCGCTGAAGATCGGCGCCATCTACACCGTCGGCCCCTATCTGTTCCCGCACCTGATTCCGCAGCTGCACCGCGTCGCCCCGGACATGCCGCTGTACATCGAGGAAAACTTCACCCACATCCTGCGCGACAAGCTGCGCACCGGCGAGCTGGACGCCATCATCATCGCCCTGCCGTTCCAGGAGGCCGATGTCCTGACCAAGCCACTGTACGACGAGCCCTTCTACGCGCTGCTGCCAGCCGGCCACCCCTGGGCAGCGATGGAAACCATCGACACCAAGCTGCTCAACGACAAGAGCCTGCTGCTGCTCGGCGAAGGCCACTGCTTCCGCGACCAGGTGCTGGAAGCCTGCCCGACCCTGCGCAAGAGCGGTGACGACCACGGCAAGCACACCACGGTGGAATCCAGCTCGCTGGAGACCATCCGCCATATGGTTGCATCCGGCCTGGGCGTATCGATCCTGCCGTTCTCGGCAGTGGACAGCCACCACTACGCGCCAGGCGTGATCGAAGTGCGTCCGCTCAGCGCGCCGGTGCCGTTCCGCACCGTGGCCATCGCCTGGCGCGCCAGCTTCCCGCGGCCCAACGCCATCGAAGTGCTGGCCGACTCCATCCGCCTCTGCTCGGTCGCCCGCAGCCCGCAGACCAAGAGCGCCTGA